A genomic region of Candidatus Paceibacterota bacterium contains the following coding sequences:
- a CDS encoding site-specific DNA-methyltransferase — translation MNNSPATLPKKSIKIWKLGKHRLILGDATKKEDLDRLIEQQKVTLILTDPPYGVGYVEGKQDFLKTIHHDGKGKEFSAIQGDGVDADYYGFSVKWLEAVKPHLKNKNAFYIFNGDTKIRELFNALYDTKYTKSSILIWLKNHIVVGRKDYHPQHELIVYGWYGSHLYFGNRDKTALFYPKPNKSKLHPTMKPPALLRRLIYHSTKPGDVVLDPFGGSGSTLIACEQLGRVCFMVELEESYCTTIIERWEKLTGQKAELV, via the coding sequence ATGAACAATTCACCGGCAACACTGCCAAAAAAATCAATTAAAATATGGAAGCTCGGCAAGCACCGCCTTATTTTAGGTGATGCGACCAAAAAAGAAGATCTTGACCGACTGATTGAACAACAAAAAGTCACGCTAATTCTGACCGATCCACCCTACGGCGTCGGTTATGTTGAAGGCAAGCAAGATTTTCTAAAAACTATTCATCACGACGGGAAAGGAAAAGAATTTTCAGCCATTCAAGGTGATGGAGTTGATGCTGACTATTATGGATTTTCAGTAAAGTGGTTGGAAGCAGTTAAACCACATCTGAAAAATAAAAATGCTTTCTATATTTTCAACGGAGACACAAAGATACGAGAATTATTTAACGCTTTATATGATACGAAATATACCAAATCCTCAATTCTGATTTGGCTTAAAAATCACATCGTTGTCGGTCGTAAAGATTATCATCCGCAACATGAGCTTATTGTCTACGGCTGGTACGGTTCACATCTTTATTTTGGCAACAGGGATAAAACTGCTCTCTTCTACCCAAAACCGAACAAGAGTAAACTCCATCCGACGATGAAACCACCGGCTCTTTTGCGACGACTTATATATCACAGCACCAAGCCCGGAGATGTGGTCTTGGATCCATTCGGTGGCTCTGGTTCAACCCTGATCGCCTGTGAGCAACTTGGTCGAGTTTGTTTTATGGTCGAATTAGAAGAATCATACTGCACGACCATTATTGAGCGTTGGGAAAAACTTACCGGCCAAAAAGCGGAATTGGTGTAA